The region ACACCCTGCGCGCCATGGGCGCCCGCATCGCTGGAACGCGGAATTTTCCCGACCATCACCCTTACACGGTGCCGGAAATCGAGGCGGTCCTCGCCGCTGCCGGCGCGGCGGGTGCGGTGCCGGTCACCACGGCCAAGGACGCGGTCAGGCTGCCGTCAGCCCTTCGCGACAGGGTCGAGGTGGTCGATATCGCCTTTGTCTTCGAGGACGAGGCGGCGCTGGACCGGCTGCTCGACCAAGGTCTTGTCGATCCGGTCTCGAAAACGCCATGACGCGGAGTCATGCTGCAACGGCGTAGGGCAGTCTTTCAAGGAGTTCAGTCATGCTCAAAGGGCGTAGTGCGATCGTTACCGGTTCGACCAGCGGCATTGGCCTAGGGATTGCCCGGGGCCTGGCGGCCGCCGGGGTGAACATCGTCATCAACGGCTTCGGCAAGCCGGAAGACATCGAGGCGGAGCGGGCAAAGCTCGAGACGGAATTCGGCGTCACCGCGATCTATTCCCCCGCCGACATGACCAAGCCCGCCGATATCGCCGGCATGGTGACGGAAGCCGAGGCCAAGCTGGGCTCGGTCGACATCCTGGTGAACAATGCGGGCATTCAACTCGTCAAGCCGATCGACGAATTCCCGATCGAGAAGTTCGACCAGATCATCGCCATCAACATGGTCAGCAATTTCCATGCGATCCGCGCCGCCCTGCCGGGCATGAAGAAGCGCAACTTCGGGCGTATCATCAACATCGCCTCGGCCCACGGCCTGGTGGCCTCGCCCTTCAAGTCGGCCTATGTCGCGGCCAAGCACGGCGTCGTCGGCATGACCAAGACCGTGGCCCTGGAAGTGGCCGAGACCGGCATCACCTGCAACGCGATCTGCCCCGGCTTCGTCCGCACGCCCCTGGTCGAGGCGCAGATCGACGATCAGGCCAAGGCCAACAACATGCCCAAGGAGAATGTCATCCGCGACATCATCCTGGCCTCGCAGCCCAACAAGCGCTTCGTCGAAGTCGAGGAAATCGCCGCCCTGGCGGTGTTCCTGTCGGGCGACCTCGCCCAGTCGATCACCGGCACCTCGATCTCGATCGACGGCGGCTGGACCGCGCGGTAGGGCAATACACGCAAACACACAGCGTCATTCCGGCGAAGGCCGGAATCCATTCTGGGGCAGCGCGCGACGTCTCAATGGATCCCGGCCTTCGCCGGGATGACGCCGAGGGAGGTGGGTCAGGGCTCGTCGATGAGCAAGGCGCGGGTTTCCGCCTCGAGGGCTGCGCCCGACTCTTCCTTCAGCTCGATGCCCGTTAATTCCCGCTGTAACGCCTCGCGGGCGAGCCAGGCGATCTTGTAGGCGGCATCGGCGATCTCGAGGCCGCCGCGGCGGATGTTCGAGACGCAGTTGCGCCTTGAATCCGGGGTGCCCGGCCGGGGCTTGTAGGTGATGTAGCAGCCCAAGGAGTCGGCCGCCGAAAGGCCCGGCCGTTCGCCGATCAGCACGATCACCAGGTCGGCACCTAAGGCGCTGCCGATGGGATCGCCGATGGCGACGCGGCCCTGTTCGGCCAGGACCACTGCATCGATCGCGAGGCTTGACCGCAGGGCATCGATCACGGCCAGGGCATTGGCCTCGACCGCGGCGGCCGACAGGCCGTCGGCGATGATGACGGCGATTTTGGCGGTGCCCAGGGCTCGCAGCCCGGCAAGGTCGTCGGGGGCCAGTTCCCGCCCCAGGTCCGGCCGGCGGACATAGGTGGCCCGGTCGCCGGCCCGGCTGCGCACCCGGGCCGCTGCCAGGCCGCGGTCGCGCACGGCGGCTTCCAGGGCGGCCATGTCGACCGCCGACCAGACGGCGTCGCGGGCGCGGGCATGGTCCAGGGTGAATTGCAGGTGCGCCTTGGTCGGCAGGCCGGCGCCGGCGCGGCCCAGGGCCACCCGGGCGGCGGTGAAGCGGCGCAGGTATTCGAGCGAGGGCGTGGCCGGGATGATCGCGGTCGGCAGGTCGTCGCTCACTCCGCCGCCTCCAGCCGGCTGGACAGGGCGGCCAGTGCGGGGCCAATGGCCACCGGCGCCGGCTTCAGGCCGCCGGCGGCGTCGGTCAGGCCCACCTGCGCCAGCCAGGCCTCGAATTCCGGGGCCCGGCGGCGGCCCGTGACCTCACGGGCGCACAGGGCGTCGTGGTAGGACAGGCTCTGGTAGTTCAGCATCACATCGTCGGCGCCCGGCACGGTGATGACGAAATTGACCCCGGCATTGACCAGCAGCAGGAGCAGGCCGTCCATGTCGTCCTGGTCGGCGTCGCAATGGTTGGTGTAACAGACGTCGACCCCCATCGGCAGGCCCAGCAGCTTGCCGCAGAAGTGATCCTCGAGCCCGGCGCGGGTGATCTCCTTGCCGTTGTAGAGGTATTCGGGGCCGATGAAGCCCACGACCGTGTTCACCAGCAAGGGCTCGAAGCGGCGGGCGACGGCATAGGCCCGCACTTCCATGGTCTGCTGGTCGACGCCGTGGTGGGCATTGGCCGACAGGGCGCTGCCCTGGCCGGTCTCGAAATACATGACGTTGCGCCCGACCGTGCCGCGGCCCAGCGACAGGGCGGCATCCTGTGCTTCGCCCAGCACCGCGAGATCGACGCCGAAGCCGGCATTGGCCGCCTGGCTGCCGGCGACCGACTGGAAGACCAGGTCGACCGGCGCGCCCTTTTCGATCGCCTTGATCGCGGTGGTGACATGGCCCAGGCAGCAGGTCTGGGTCGGCACGCCCAGGCGCTGGCGGACATCGTCCAGCAGGCCGACGACGCGGCTGTAATCCTGCACGCCGTCGGTCGCCGGGTTGACGCCGATCACGGCATCGCCGGCGCCCAGCAGCAGGCCGTCGATCAGGCTGGCGGCAATGCCGCGGCTGTCGTCGGTCGGATGGTTGGGCTGCAATCGGGTGGCCAGGCGGCCGGGCAGGCCGATGGTGCTGCGCAACGCGGTGACCACGGTGCACTTGGCGGCGACCAGCACCATGTCCTGGA is a window of Oleomonas cavernae DNA encoding:
- a CDS encoding ethanolamine ammonia-lyase subunit EutB — translated: MAYSIFLDGTNWVFADLRDLLAKATPRRSGDELAGLAAGSAVHRIAAQMALAEAPLADFLTQTFVPYEIDEVTRLIVDSHDRYAFAPIASMTVGEFREWLLSPLATPAALTALAPGLTPEMVAAVSKIMRLQDMVLVAAKCTVVTALRSTIGLPGRLATRLQPNHPTDDSRGIAASLIDGLLLGAGDAVIGVNPATDGVQDYSRVVGLLDDVRQRLGVPTQTCCLGHVTTAIKAIEKGAPVDLVFQSVAGSQAANAGFGVDLAVLGEAQDAALSLGRGTVGRNVMYFETGQGSALSANAHHGVDQQTMEVRAYAVARRFEPLLVNTVVGFIGPEYLYNGKEITRAGLEDHFCGKLLGLPMGVDVCYTNHCDADQDDMDGLLLLLVNAGVNFVITVPGADDVMLNYQSLSYHDALCAREVTGRRRAPEFEAWLAQVGLTDAAGGLKPAPVAIGPALAALSSRLEAAE
- the eutC gene encoding ethanolamine ammonia-lyase subunit EutC, which codes for MSDDLPTAIIPATPSLEYLRRFTAARVALGRAGAGLPTKAHLQFTLDHARARDAVWSAVDMAALEAAVRDRGLAAARVRSRAGDRATYVRRPDLGRELAPDDLAGLRALGTAKIAVIIADGLSAAAVEANALAVIDALRSSLAIDAVVLAEQGRVAIGDPIGSALGADLVIVLIGERPGLSAADSLGCYITYKPRPGTPDSRRNCVSNIRRGGLEIADAAYKIAWLAREALQRELTGIELKEESGAALEAETRALLIDEP
- a CDS encoding 3-hydroxybutyrate dehydrogenase, whose protein sequence is MLKGRSAIVTGSTSGIGLGIARGLAAAGVNIVINGFGKPEDIEAERAKLETEFGVTAIYSPADMTKPADIAGMVTEAEAKLGSVDILVNNAGIQLVKPIDEFPIEKFDQIIAINMVSNFHAIRAALPGMKKRNFGRIINIASAHGLVASPFKSAYVAAKHGVVGMTKTVALEVAETGITCNAICPGFVRTPLVEAQIDDQAKANNMPKENVIRDIILASQPNKRFVEVEEIAALAVFLSGDLAQSITGTSISIDGGWTAR